A region of Pseudomonas sp. Marseille-Q3773 DNA encodes the following proteins:
- a CDS encoding MBOAT family protein produces the protein MVFSSNVFLFLFLPIFLGLYYLSGQRYRNLLLLVASYIFYAWWRVDFLALFAGVTLWNYWIGLKVGAAGVRTKPAQRWLLLGVGVDLAILGYFKYANFGVDSLNAIITSFGLEPFILTHVLLPIGISFYIFESISYIIDVYRGDTPATRNLIDFAAFVAIFPHLIAGPVLRFKDLVDQFNNRTHTLDKFSEGCTRFMQGFIKKVFIADTLAVVADHCFALQNPTTGDAWLGALAYTAQLYFDFSGYSDMAIGLGLMMGFRFMENFKQPYISQSITEFWRRWHISLSTWLRDYLYITLGGNRKGTFNTYRNLFLTMLLGGLWHGANFTYIIWGAWHGMWLAIERALGIDTNPQRFNPVKWAFTFLLVVVGWVIFRAENLEVAGRMYGAMFSFGDWQLSELNRAQLTGLQVATLVVAYITLAFFGLRDFYRNARPTPKATPVAVNADGSIGLDWTRVMTRALVLLLFVASILKLSAQSYSPFLYFQF, from the coding sequence ATGGTCTTCTCGTCCAACGTGTTCCTGTTCCTGTTCTTGCCGATCTTCCTCGGCTTGTACTACTTGAGCGGGCAACGTTATCGCAACCTGTTGCTGCTGGTCGCCAGCTACATCTTCTACGCCTGGTGGCGAGTGGACTTCCTGGCCTTGTTCGCCGGGGTCACCCTGTGGAACTACTGGATCGGCCTGAAAGTCGGCGCCGCCGGTGTCCGCACCAAGCCCGCCCAGCGCTGGCTGCTGCTCGGCGTGGGTGTCGACCTGGCGATCCTCGGCTACTTCAAGTACGCCAACTTTGGCGTCGACAGCCTGAACGCGATCATCACCTCGTTCGGCCTGGAGCCGTTCATCCTCACCCACGTGCTGCTGCCGATCGGTATCTCGTTCTACATCTTCGAGTCGATCAGCTACATCATCGACGTGTACCGCGGCGACACCCCGGCCACCCGTAACCTGATCGACTTTGCCGCGTTCGTGGCGATCTTCCCGCACCTGATCGCCGGCCCGGTGCTGCGCTTCAAGGACTTGGTCGACCAGTTCAACAACCGCACCCACACCCTGGACAAGTTCTCCGAAGGCTGCACCCGCTTCATGCAGGGCTTCATCAAGAAAGTGTTCATCGCCGACACCCTGGCCGTCGTCGCCGACCACTGCTTCGCCCTGCAGAACCCGACTACCGGCGATGCCTGGCTCGGCGCCCTGGCGTATACCGCGCAGCTGTATTTCGACTTCAGCGGCTACAGCGACATGGCCATCGGCCTGGGCCTGATGATGGGCTTCCGCTTCATGGAGAACTTCAAGCAGCCGTACATCAGCCAGTCGATCACCGAGTTCTGGCGGCGCTGGCACATCAGCCTGTCGACCTGGCTGCGCGACTACCTGTACATCACCCTGGGCGGTAACCGCAAAGGCACCTTCAACACCTACCGCAACCTGTTCCTGACCATGCTGCTGGGCGGTCTGTGGCACGGCGCCAACTTCACCTACATCATCTGGGGCGCATGGCATGGCATGTGGCTGGCCATCGAGCGGGCACTGGGCATCGACACCAACCCACAGCGCTTCAACCCGGTGAAGTGGGCCTTCACCTTCCTGCTGGTGGTGGTCGGCTGGGTGATCTTCCGCGCCGAAAACCTCGAAGTGGCCGGCCGCATGTACGGCGCCATGTTCAGCTTCGGCGACTGGCAGCTGTCGGAGCTCAACCGCGCCCAGCTCACCGGCCTGCAGGTCGCCACCCTGGTGGTTGCCTACATCACCCTGGCGTTCTTCGGCCTGCGTGACTTCTATCGCAACGCCAGGCCGACGCCCAAGGCCACCCCGGTGGCGGTCAACGCCGACGGCTCGATCGGCCTGGACTGGACCCGCGTGATGACCCGCGCCCTGGTGCTGCTGCTGTTCGTGGCCTCGATCCTCAAGCTTTCGGCGCAGAGCTACTCGCCGTTCCTCTACTTCCAGTTCTGA
- a CDS encoding mannose-1-phosphate guanylyltransferase/mannose-6-phosphate isomerase: MIPVILSGGSGSRLWPLSRKQFPKQFLALTGEHTLFQQTLERLVFEGMDTPIVVCNKDHKFIVQEQLAALKLETQGILMEPFGRNTAPAVAMAAMKLVNEGRDELMLVLPADHMIDDQKALQRALALATVAAERGEMVLFGVPATKPETGYGYIRSSQDALLPEGVARVAQFVEKPDEKRAAEFVQAGGYFWNSGMFLFRASRFLEELKKHDGDIYDTCVLALERSREDGDVLTIDEATFACCPDNSIDYAVMEKTQRACVVPMSAGWSDVGCWSSLWEVHEKDDNGNVTKGDVVVQDSHNCMIHGNGKLVSVIGLENIVVVETKDAMMIAHKDKVQGVKQMVKTLDEQGRSETQNHLEVYRPWGSYDSVDMGGRFQVKHITVKPGASLSLQMHHHRAEHWIVVSGTAEVTCDENVFLLTENQSTYIPIASVHRLRNPGKIPLEIIEVQSGSYLGEDDIERFEDVYGRTSTPIERGVSVKTIAQ, translated from the coding sequence ATGATCCCGGTAATTCTTTCTGGTGGTAGCGGTTCCCGTCTGTGGCCTCTGTCGCGCAAGCAGTTCCCCAAGCAGTTCCTGGCCCTGACCGGTGAACACACCCTGTTCCAGCAAACCCTGGAACGCCTGGTGTTCGAAGGCATGGACACGCCGATCGTGGTCTGCAACAAGGACCACAAGTTCATCGTCCAGGAGCAACTGGCCGCGCTGAAGCTGGAAACCCAGGGCATCCTGATGGAGCCGTTCGGCCGCAACACCGCCCCGGCGGTGGCCATGGCGGCGATGAAACTGGTCAACGAAGGTCGCGACGAGCTGATGCTGGTGCTGCCGGCCGACCATATGATCGATGACCAGAAGGCCCTGCAACGTGCCCTGGCCCTGGCTACCGTGGCCGCCGAGCGTGGCGAGATGGTGCTGTTCGGCGTACCGGCGACCAAGCCGGAAACCGGCTATGGCTACATCCGCTCCAGCCAGGACGCCCTGCTGCCTGAAGGCGTGGCCCGTGTGGCGCAGTTCGTCGAGAAGCCCGACGAGAAACGCGCCGCCGAATTCGTCCAGGCCGGTGGCTACTTCTGGAACAGCGGCATGTTCCTGTTCCGTGCCAGCCGCTTCCTCGAAGAACTGAAAAAGCACGATGGCGATATCTACGACACCTGCGTGCTGGCCCTGGAGCGCAGCCGTGAAGACGGCGATGTGCTGACCATCGACGAAGCCACCTTCGCTTGCTGCCCGGACAACTCCATCGACTACGCGGTGATGGAAAAGACCCAGCGCGCCTGCGTGGTGCCGATGTCGGCCGGCTGGAGTGACGTAGGCTGCTGGTCGTCGCTGTGGGAAGTGCACGAGAAGGACGACAACGGCAACGTCACCAAGGGCGACGTGGTGGTGCAGGACAGCCACAACTGCATGATCCACGGCAACGGCAAACTGGTGTCGGTGATCGGCTTGGAAAACATCGTGGTGGTCGAGACCAAGGACGCCATGATGATTGCCCACAAGGACAAGGTCCAGGGCGTCAAGCAGATGGTCAAGACCCTCGACGAGCAGGGCCGCAGCGAGACCCAGAACCACCTGGAAGTGTACCGCCCATGGGGCTCGTACGACTCGGTGGACATGGGCGGCCGCTTCCAGGTCAAGCACATTACCGTCAAGCCGGGCGCCAGCCTGTCGCTGCAGATGCACCACCACCGTGCCGAACACTGGATCGTGGTATCCGGTACCGCCGAGGTGACCTGTGACGAGAACGTGTTCCTGCTGACCGAGAACCAGTCGACCTATATCCCGATCGCCTCGGTGCACCGCCTGCGCAACCCGGGCAAGATTCCGCTGGAGATCATCGAGGTACAATCCGGCAGCTACCTGGGCGAGGACGACATCGAGCGCTTCGAGGACGTGTATGGGCGTACTTCAACGCCGATCGAGCGTGGCGTTTCGGTGAAGACCATCGCGCAGTAA
- a CDS encoding SDR family oxidoreductase, translating to MPTVLITGCSSGIGRALADAFRDAGHHVWATARKAEDVEQLHAAGFTARQLDVNDSAALARLAEELESLDILINNAGYGAMGPLLDGGVDALRQQFETNVFAVVGVTRTLFPLLRRTRGLVVNIGSVSGVLVTPFAGAYCASKAAVHALSDALRLELAPFGVRVMEVQPGAIASQFASNAQRQAEQVLAANSAWWPLREQVQARARASQDKPTSAAVFAQGVLAAVSRTPVPAMVRLGNGSTALPLMARLLPRRLLDWALRKRFGLLRPL from the coding sequence ATGCCCACTGTCCTGATCACCGGTTGTTCCAGCGGCATCGGCCGCGCCCTGGCCGACGCCTTCCGCGATGCCGGCCACCATGTCTGGGCCACTGCGCGCAAGGCGGAAGATGTTGAGCAACTGCACGCCGCCGGTTTCACCGCCCGGCAACTGGACGTCAACGACAGCGCAGCCCTGGCCCGCCTGGCCGAGGAACTGGAGAGCCTCGACATTCTCATCAACAACGCCGGTTATGGGGCCATGGGGCCGTTGCTCGACGGCGGCGTGGATGCCCTGCGCCAGCAGTTCGAAACCAACGTCTTCGCCGTGGTCGGCGTTACCCGCACGCTGTTCCCGCTGCTGCGCCGTACGCGTGGTCTGGTGGTGAACATCGGTAGCGTTTCCGGCGTACTGGTGACTCCCTTTGCCGGTGCCTACTGCGCCTCGAAAGCCGCCGTGCATGCGCTGAGCGATGCCTTGCGCCTGGAGCTGGCGCCGTTTGGCGTGCGGGTGATGGAAGTGCAGCCGGGGGCGATTGCCTCGCAGTTCGCCAGCAATGCCCAGCGCCAGGCCGAGCAGGTGCTGGCGGCGAATTCCGCGTGGTGGCCATTGCGCGAGCAGGTGCAGGCTCGGGCGCGGGCGTCGCAGGACAAACCGACTTCGGCGGCGGTGTTTGCCCAGGGCGTATTGGCAGCCGTCAGCAGGACGCCGGTGCCGGCAATGGTGCGCCTGGGCAATGGCAGCACGGCGTTGCCGCTGATGGCCCGGCTGCTGCCACGACGGTTGCTGGACTGGGCGCTGCGCAAACGCTTTGGCCTGCTGCGCCCGCTCTGA
- a CDS encoding efflux transporter outer membrane subunit, which translates to MKPAFRLSPLLLAVWLAGCTLGPDFQRPDSQAPQQWAPLQGEAAASQPRAEPLELRWWESFHDAQLSALIQRVAERNLDLQMASARLLQSRALRSSVAADEVPSVDVNAGYSRARNSAEGLSDPSGKAGKAAFNLWQGDLVAGWELDLWGRVRRQVEAADATVAVAENDRRGVLLALLAETAGNYIQLRAVQHTIDVTQDNLKVARHSLKLSEDRQAEGVATRLDVAQASAQVASIESRLPSLEARRDDLVNALSLLAAEPPRSLQAELLKGGELPAPEQKFAIGLPSELAERRPDIRQAEARLHAATASIGVAEADFYPSIRLSGSVGFQAMQLADFGGWDSRRFAFGPQLSLPIFEGGRLKGTLELREAQQQEAALNYRKVVLGAWHEIDDVLRLYNASQLRRDHLAEAVRQNRIALETAQRQYVEGAVDFLNVLTVQGALLASEEQWIDSSAAVSQALVGLYKALGGGWQAFDEQPHSHS; encoded by the coding sequence ATGAAACCGGCATTCCGCTTGAGCCCGTTATTGCTGGCTGTGTGGCTGGCCGGCTGCACCTTGGGCCCGGATTTCCAGCGCCCCGACAGCCAGGCACCGCAACAGTGGGCGCCGCTGCAAGGCGAGGCGGCGGCCAGCCAGCCACGGGCCGAACCGCTGGAACTGCGCTGGTGGGAAAGCTTCCATGATGCCCAGCTGAGTGCCTTGATCCAGCGTGTTGCCGAGCGCAACCTGGACCTGCAGATGGCCAGCGCCCGGCTGCTGCAAAGCCGGGCCCTGCGCAGCAGTGTCGCTGCCGATGAGGTACCGTCGGTGGACGTGAATGCCGGCTATAGCCGCGCGCGCAACAGTGCCGAAGGCCTGAGCGACCCGTCCGGCAAGGCGGGCAAGGCGGCCTTCAACCTCTGGCAGGGCGACCTGGTGGCCGGTTGGGAACTGGACTTGTGGGGCCGCGTGCGGCGCCAGGTCGAAGCTGCCGATGCAACCGTAGCAGTGGCCGAGAATGACCGTCGTGGCGTGCTCTTGGCGTTGCTGGCGGAAACCGCCGGCAACTACATCCAGCTGCGCGCCGTGCAGCACACCATCGATGTGACCCAGGACAACCTCAAGGTCGCCCGGCACAGCCTGAAGCTGTCCGAGGACCGCCAGGCCGAAGGCGTTGCCACCCGGCTCGACGTGGCCCAGGCCAGTGCCCAGGTCGCCTCGATCGAGTCGCGCCTGCCAAGCCTGGAGGCCCGCCGCGACGACCTGGTCAACGCGCTCAGTCTGCTCGCTGCCGAACCGCCGCGCAGCCTGCAGGCCGAACTGCTCAAGGGCGGCGAACTGCCTGCGCCAGAGCAGAAGTTTGCCATCGGCCTGCCGTCGGAGCTGGCCGAGCGGCGTCCGGACATTCGCCAGGCCGAGGCTCGCCTGCATGCCGCGACTGCCAGCATCGGGGTGGCCGAGGCCGACTTCTACCCCAGCATCCGTCTGTCGGGCAGCGTCGGTTTCCAGGCCATGCAGCTGGCGGATTTCGGCGGCTGGGATTCGCGTCGCTTCGCCTTCGGCCCGCAGCTGTCACTGCCGATCTTCGAGGGTGGCCGGCTCAAGGGCACCCTGGAACTGCGTGAGGCACAGCAACAGGAAGCGGCGCTGAACTACCGCAAGGTGGTGCTCGGCGCCTGGCATGAAATCGACGATGTGCTACGCCTGTACAACGCCAGCCAGTTGCGTCGCGACCACCTGGCAGAGGCGGTGCGGCAGAACCGCATTGCCCTGGAAACCGCCCAGCGCCAGTATGTGGAAGGGGCGGTGGACTTTCTCAACGTGCTGACCGTGCAGGGTGCCTTGTTGGCCAGCGAAGAGCAGTGGATCGACAGCTCGGCCGCGGTGTCGCAGGCGCTGGTGGGGCTGTACAAGGCCTTGGGCGGTGGCTGGCAGGCATTCGATGAGCAGCCGCATTCTCACAGTTAG
- a CDS encoding HlyD family secretion protein, with translation MTNNRKTLIIGSVLAVAVLAGIVGPWMLGSDHRQSTNDAYVAADYTVVAPKVAGFIKEVLVEDNQQVKAGQLLATIDARDYQAALDAAQAQLLVAKAQSADARATLERQAALIAQAEAEVKAAQAEAAFADHEVNRYSRLAEQGAGTVQNAQQARSRVDQARARLANAQAALLAARKQVDILSAQVASADGQLKRAEAGLEKAQLDLSYTRITAPVDGMVGERALRVGAYVNPGARLLSVVPLQQAYVVGNFQETQLTHVQPGQAVSISVDTFAGEQLRGHVESIAPATGVTFAAVKPDNATGNFTKVVQRIPVKIVFDDGQPLLTRLRVGMSVEATIDTRGDTLLGKEVSAR, from the coding sequence ATGACCAACAACCGTAAAACCCTGATCATCGGCTCGGTGCTTGCCGTGGCCGTCCTGGCCGGCATCGTCGGCCCCTGGATGCTCGGCAGCGACCACCGCCAGAGCACCAATGATGCCTATGTGGCCGCTGACTACACCGTGGTCGCGCCGAAGGTCGCCGGCTTCATCAAGGAGGTGCTGGTAGAAGACAACCAGCAGGTCAAGGCCGGCCAGCTACTGGCGACCATCGATGCCCGCGACTACCAGGCTGCGCTGGATGCCGCGCAGGCGCAGCTGTTGGTGGCCAAGGCGCAGAGCGCCGACGCCAGGGCCACTTTGGAGCGCCAGGCCGCACTGATTGCCCAGGCCGAGGCCGAGGTAAAAGCGGCCCAGGCCGAAGCCGCATTCGCCGACCATGAAGTGAACCGCTACAGCCGCCTGGCCGAACAGGGCGCCGGTACCGTACAGAATGCCCAGCAGGCGCGCAGCAGGGTCGACCAGGCGCGCGCACGCCTGGCCAATGCCCAGGCGGCATTGCTGGCAGCGCGCAAACAGGTGGACATCCTCAGCGCCCAGGTGGCCAGTGCCGATGGCCAGCTCAAGCGCGCCGAGGCGGGGCTGGAAAAGGCCCAGCTCGACTTGTCCTACACCCGCATCACGGCGCCGGTGGACGGCATGGTCGGCGAGCGCGCCCTGCGAGTCGGCGCCTACGTCAACCCGGGCGCCCGCCTGCTGTCGGTGGTGCCATTGCAGCAGGCCTACGTGGTCGGCAACTTCCAGGAAACCCAGCTGACCCATGTGCAGCCTGGCCAGGCGGTGAGCATCAGTGTCGACACCTTTGCTGGCGAGCAGCTGCGCGGCCATGTGGAAAGCATCGCCCCGGCCACCGGGGTGACGTTCGCCGCGGTCAAGCCAGACAACGCCACTGGCAACTTCACCAAGGTGGTGCAGCGCATTCCGGTGAAGATCGTCTTCGATGACGGTCAGCCGCTGTTAACCCGCCTGCGCGTGGGCATGTCGGTGGAAGCGACCATCGATACCCGTGGCGACACGCTGCTTGGCAAAGAGGTGAGTGCGCGATGA
- a CDS encoding alginate O-acetyltransferase AlgF produces the protein MTTKTSIAKALTLAAGLSLASVQAFAGADAALYGPSAPKGSTFVRLYNASSTPTAASVGNTQIKQVGAQASSDFSFLPGGDYTAQVGGKSVPVKLASDKYYTLVNSANGSPKLIEEPPFKNKQKALVRVQNLSDQQLTLKTADGKTEVVKPVAANGRGEREINPVKVNLALYQGDKKVGDLKPVALERGEAAVLYVTGSGNALSPVWVTRPVASN, from the coding sequence ATGACTACCAAAACTTCCATTGCCAAAGCCCTCACCCTCGCGGCCGGCCTGTCCCTGGCCTCGGTGCAGGCATTCGCCGGTGCCGACGCCGCGCTGTACGGCCCTAGCGCACCGAAAGGCTCGACCTTCGTGCGCCTGTACAACGCCTCCAGTACCCCGACCGCAGCCTCGGTCGGCAACACCCAAATCAAGCAGGTTGGCGCCCAGGCCAGCAGCGACTTCAGCTTCCTGCCAGGCGGCGACTATACCGCCCAGGTTGGCGGCAAGAGCGTGCCGGTCAAGCTGGCCTCGGACAAGTACTACACCCTGGTCAACAGTGCCAATGGCAGCCCGAAGCTGATCGAAGAACCGCCGTTCAAGAACAAGCAGAAAGCCCTGGTTCGCGTGCAGAACCTGAGCGACCAGCAACTGACCCTGAAGACTGCCGACGGCAAGACCGAAGTGGTCAAGCCGGTTGCCGCCAACGGCCGCGGCGAGCGCGAGATCAATCCGGTCAAGGTCAACCTGGCGCTGTACCAAGGAGACAAGAAAGTGGGTGACCTCAAACCGGTCGCCCTGGAGCGCGGCGAAGCCGCAGTGCTGTACGTAACGGGTTCCGGCAACGCCTTGTCGCCGGTGTGGGTAACTCGCCCCGTGGCTAGCAACTGA
- a CDS encoding alginate O-acetyltransferase, which yields MTRTLRITYSLSFLGLLVGMGVWSTGGLQSFQRTEQMTLLNGKLAKAAETHYDEHFPIKRLGTNLWAAMDFKLFNEGRPGVVLGRDQWLFSDEEFKPTAGAEQLMAENLALIRGVRDTLQQHGSQLVLAIVPAKARVYAEYLGKELPTSLHGDLYNQFHAQARQANVFAPDLMAPLEQAKARGQVFLRTDTHWTPMGAEVAAQALAEAVSRQNLLNGEPQTFVTEAGSTAPYKGDLTNFLPLDPLFSNLLPAPDNLQKRTTRPVEAEGEAGDALFADKQIPVALVGTSYSANPHWNFLGALQQALRSDVANYAEDGHGPLLPMLKYLQSDAFKSAAPQVVVWEFPERYLPMKNDLSSFDPQWIAQLKNSRKSEENLALSSTRTNH from the coding sequence ATGACCCGCACCTTACGCATCACCTATTCACTGTCGTTCCTCGGCCTGCTGGTAGGCATGGGCGTGTGGTCGACCGGTGGCCTGCAAAGTTTCCAGCGCACCGAGCAGATGACCCTGCTCAACGGCAAGCTGGCCAAGGCCGCCGAGACCCACTACGACGAACACTTCCCGATCAAGCGCCTGGGCACCAACCTGTGGGCGGCGATGGATTTCAAGCTGTTCAATGAAGGCCGCCCCGGTGTGGTACTGGGCCGCGACCAGTGGTTGTTCAGCGACGAAGAATTCAAGCCCACCGCCGGGGCCGAGCAACTGATGGCCGAAAACCTGGCGCTGATCCGTGGCGTGCGCGACACCTTGCAGCAGCACGGCAGCCAGCTGGTGCTGGCGATCGTGCCGGCCAAGGCACGGGTATACGCCGAATACCTGGGCAAGGAACTGCCGACCAGCCTGCATGGCGACCTGTACAACCAGTTCCACGCCCAGGCACGCCAGGCCAACGTGTTCGCCCCGGACCTGATGGCACCGCTTGAACAGGCCAAGGCCCGTGGCCAGGTGTTCCTGCGCACCGATACCCACTGGACGCCGATGGGCGCCGAAGTCGCAGCACAGGCGCTGGCCGAAGCGGTCAGCCGGCAAAACCTGCTCAACGGTGAGCCACAGACGTTCGTCACCGAAGCCGGCAGCACCGCGCCGTACAAGGGCGACCTGACCAACTTCCTGCCACTGGACCCGCTGTTCAGCAACCTGCTGCCGGCACCGGACAACCTGCAGAAGCGCACCACCCGCCCGGTCGAAGCCGAGGGTGAAGCCGGTGACGCACTGTTCGCCGACAAGCAGATCCCGGTTGCCCTGGTGGGCACCAGCTATAGCGCCAACCCGCACTGGAACTTCCTCGGTGCGCTGCAGCAGGCCCTGCGCAGCGACGTGGCCAACTACGCCGAAGACGGCCACGGCCCGCTGCTGCCAATGCTCAAGTACCTGCAAAGCGATGCCTTCAAGTCCGCCGCACCGCAAGTGGTGGTGTGGGAATTCCCCGAACGTTATCTGCCAATGAAGAACGACCTCAGCAGCTTCGACCCGCAGTGGATCGCGCAGCTGAAGAACTCCCGTAAATCTGAAGAAAACCTGGCCTTGTCGTCCACCCGGACGAACCACTGA
- a CDS encoding multidrug transporter — protein sequence MIIGAFLILTWLVLLLRYPAKALPISLAAVCGLGLVALFVVWQDARETSRLARLDLRLSYAPEHCPADRALRVHMKNGNGVPLSELRWRVAAYAPGDTVNLAENTYNAPRYRGPGELQPGAEWQDCLPLPPLRSGYRPQTLEFRAEHLQGTFAN from the coding sequence ATGATCATCGGTGCCTTCCTCATTCTTACCTGGCTGGTGCTGCTGTTGCGCTACCCGGCCAAGGCCCTGCCGATCTCGCTGGCGGCCGTGTGCGGCCTGGGCCTGGTGGCCCTGTTCGTCGTCTGGCAGGATGCCCGCGAAACCTCGCGGTTGGCCCGCCTGGACCTGCGCCTGAGCTACGCCCCCGAACACTGCCCCGCCGACCGTGCCCTGCGGGTACACATGAAGAATGGCAATGGCGTCCCGTTGAGCGAACTGCGCTGGCGGGTGGCCGCCTATGCACCGGGCGATACCGTGAACCTGGCCGAGAACACCTACAACGCCCCGCGCTACCGGGGGCCGGGCGAGCTGCAACCGGGGGCCGAATGGCAAGACTGCCTGCCGCTGCCACCCCTGCGTTCCGGGTACCGGCCGCAGACCCTGGAGTTTCGGGCAGAGCACCTGCAAGGTACGTTTGCCAACTAA
- a CDS encoding SDR family oxidoreductase — translation MHISLNGKRAIVSGSTAGIGLAIAIGLAEAGAEVVLNGRTQARVDDALNGVRERLPQARIIGIAADLGTQAGAHALFDQVPHTDILINNLGIFEPKPFFEIDDQDWQRFFDVNVLSAVRLSRHYARGMADRGWGRVIFLSSESALQIPTEMIHYGMTKTALLAVSRGLAETLAGTGVTVNSVLPGPTRSEGVGDFFAKLAAEQGVSTETLEANFLAEHRPTSLIKRLATVEEVANMVVYLASMQASATTGAALRVDGGVLRSIA, via the coding sequence ATGCATATTTCCTTGAACGGCAAGCGCGCCATCGTCAGCGGTTCCACCGCTGGCATCGGCCTGGCCATTGCCATCGGCCTGGCCGAGGCGGGCGCCGAAGTGGTTCTCAACGGTCGTACCCAGGCCCGGGTCGACGACGCCCTGAATGGTGTGCGCGAGCGCCTGCCACAAGCCCGTATCATCGGCATTGCCGCCGACCTGGGCACCCAGGCCGGTGCGCACGCACTCTTCGACCAGGTGCCGCACACCGACATCCTCATCAACAACCTTGGTATCTTCGAGCCCAAGCCGTTTTTCGAAATCGACGACCAGGACTGGCAGCGCTTCTTCGACGTCAACGTGCTCAGTGCCGTGCGCCTGTCGCGTCACTATGCCCGGGGCATGGCCGACCGCGGCTGGGGCCGGGTGATCTTCCTGTCCAGTGAATCGGCACTGCAGATCCCGACCGAGATGATTCACTACGGCATGACCAAGACCGCGCTGCTGGCGGTATCGCGTGGGCTGGCCGAGACCCTGGCCGGGACCGGGGTGACAGTGAACTCGGTGTTGCCAGGGCCCACACGCTCGGAGGGAGTAGGGGACTTCTTCGCCAAGCTGGCTGCGGAGCAAGGGGTGTCGACGGAAACGCTGGAGGCGAACTTCCTCGCCGAACACCGGCCGACCTCACTGATCAAGCGGTTGGCGACAGTGGAAGAGGTGGCGAACATGGTGGTGTACCTGGCTTCGATGCAGGCCAGCGCCACCACCGGGGCGGCCTTGCGGGTGGATGGAGGGGTATTGCGTTCAATAGCCTGA